The Actinocorallia herbida DNA window GCCCGATCCCGACTCGCCGACCAGGCCGAGCACCTCGCCCTCGCGCAGGGCGAAGGACACGTCCTGGACGGCGGGGGTCCCGCCGAAGGTCTTGGTCAGGCCCGTCACCTCGAGCAGGCCGCTCACGACGTCACCAGGTGACATGCCACCTGTCCCTTCAGCTCCGGCACCCGCTCTGCGCAGACGGCCTCGGCGCGGTGGCACCGGGGGTGGAAGGCGCAGCCTGACGGCAGCGCCTTGGGTGTGGCGGGGACGCCGCCGATCACGTCGAGCCGCCGGCCCGGGTCCCGGTCGACGCGCGGCACGGAGGCGAGCAGCGCCCGCCCGTAGGGGTGGCGGGGCCCCGCGTAGAAGGCGTCGACGTCGCCGACCTCGACGAGCCGTCCCGCGTACATGACCGCGACGCGGTCGGCGAAGCCCGCGACGATGCCGAGGTCGTGGGTGATGAGCAGGACGGCCAGGCGCAGGTCGCGGGAGAACTCCTCGATGAGGGAGAGGACCTGCTCCTGCACGCGGACGTCGAGCGCGGTCGTCGGCTCGTCGGCGATGAGGACGCTCGGCTGGGCGATGAGGGCGGCGGCGAGGACGACGCGCTGGCGCATCCCGCCGGAGAACTCGTGCGGGTAGGCGTCGGCGCGTTCCGCGGCGCGCGGCACGCCGAGCCGGTCGAGCATCTCGATCGCCTCACGGCGGGCCGCCCGCTTGGGCACCCCCCTGATCCGCAGCGGCTCGGCGACCTGGACGCCGACGGGCAGCACCGGGTTGAGCGCGGTCAGCGGATCCTGCATGACCATGGAGATGCCGCCTCCGCGAACGCCCTGCATCTGCCGTTCGGTGAGGCCGAGGAGCTCCCGTCCGGCGAGGCGGACGCTGCCGCCGAGCCGCAGCCCGTCGTCCAAGCGCATGACGGCGCGGGCGGCGACGGACTTGCCCGAACCGGACTCGCCCACGAGCGCGACCCGTTCGCCGGCGCGGAGCGCGAGGTCGAGGCGGTGGACGAGGCGGGTCCCGTCCGGCAGGCTCACGGTGAGGCCCGCGACGTCGAGCAGGGGGGTCATCGGCGCTCCCGCAGGGTCGGGTCGAGGTGGACGCGCAGCGCGTCGCCGGCGAGGCCGAACGCGACGGCGGCGAGGGTGATGGCCATGCCCGGGGCGGCGGCGACCCACCAGGCGGTGGTGACGACGGCCCGGCCGTCGGCGATCATCGCGCCCCAGTCGGGGCTGGTCGGGGGCGGTCCGACGCCGAGGAAGGCGAGGCCGGACATGAGCATGATCACGGTGGCGACGCCGAGGGCGGCCTGCACGTACAGGTCGTCCAGGGAGTTGGGCAGGATGTGCCTGGCCATCAGCCGGGTCCGTGACACGCCGAGGACGCGGGCGCTGTCGACGTGGGTGGCGGTCATGGTCTGGCGCATGACGCCGCGGACGAGGCGAGCGTAGGCGGGCCACATCGCCGAGGCCATCGCGATGACGGTCGAGCGCAGCCCGGAGCCGAGGGCGGCGGCGATGCCGAGGGCGAGGACCATGCTCGGCAGCGACAGGAACACGTCGCAGACCCGCATGATGGCCGCGTCCAGCCAGCGGGGGGCCAGCGCGGCGGCCGCGGCGACGGCCGTCCCGGTGACCGCGGCGAGCGCGACCACCGACAGCGACGACAGGAGGGTGAGGCGGGTCCCGGCCAGCAGCCGGGACAGGACGTCCCTGCCGGAGGAGTCGGTGCCGAGCCAGTGCGCGCCGCCGGGCGGCTGGAGGGTCCGCGCCATGTCGACCTGGTAGGGGTCGTGAGGGGCGATCCAGGGCCCGATGACGGCGAGCACGGCGAAGACCAGCACCAGGGCGAAGGTCAGCTCGTCGACGAGCGGCATCCGGGCGGGCCGCCGTAGGCGGGGCGGGCGAAGTGCGGCGATGACGGTCATGCGTCGGCCCTCACTCGGGGGTCGAGCCAGAGCTGGCAGAGGTCGACCAGCAGGTTGGCGAAGACGAACACGACGCCGATGACCAGGACGGTGCCGAGGACGGCGAAAGTGTCCTGGGAGGTCACGGCGGTCGACAGGTAGGTGCCGAGGCCCGTCAGCCCGAACACCGACTCCACCAGGAGCGCGGCGCCGAGCATCCACCCGAACTGGAGGCCGACGATCGTCAGCGTCGGGGTGAGCGCCGAGCGCAGCGCGTGCCGGACGACGACGCGGGCGGTCGAGCCGCCCTTGGCGCGGGCGAACACGACGTAGTCGGAGGCCAGTGTGCCCATGAGGGTCGAGCGGACGCCGCGGGCGACGGTCGCCAGGAACGGCGCGGACAGGGCGATGGCCGGGAGGATCAGGTGCGCGACGGCGTTGCCGAATCCCGCGGTGTTCCCGGCCAGCAGCGCGTCGACCGTGGCGAACCCGGTGACGACGGGCGAGTCCATCCCGTAGTCGAGGCGGCCGGAGATCGGCAGCAGCCCGAGCCGCGTACCGACGAGGTACTGGAGCATGAGGCCGAGCCAGAAGACGGGGACGCCGCCGCCGAGCACGACGATGACCCGGATCGCGGTGTCGGCGGCGCGGCCCTGCCGGACCGCGGCGACGACGCCGAGCGGCACCGCGACGCACAGGTTCACCAGCATGGTGAGCAGGACGAGTTCGAGCGTGGGCGGCAGGACGTCGGCCAGGTCGGCGGTGATCGGCTGGAAGGTGACGACGGAGGTGCCGAGGTCGCCGTGCAGGAGCCGGCCGAGGTAGCCCAGGTACTGCTCCAGGATCGGCAGATCGAGGCCGAGCCGCTGCCGGGCCGCCTCGACCTGCTCGGGCGTGGCGGTGCGGCCTGCGGCGATCCGGGCGGGATCGCCGGGGATCACCTGCATGAGGAAGAAGATGACGGTGGCTATGCCCCAGACGGAGAGGGCCGTCTGGGGCAGCCGCCGGAGAAGGAAGCGGCTCATGTCGGCTCAGTCCAGGGTGAACGCGGCGGCGTCGTTGAGGATGTGGGTCGGGGTGTAGGCGATGCCGCCGACCTCGCTGCGGTGCACGAACCGGATCTGGGACGAGGCGATGTTCACCGACACCGCGTCGTCGTCGATGATCTCCTGGATGTCCTTGTCGATGGCGCAGGCCTTCTCCGGGTCGGGTTCCTTGAGCGCCTTGTCGAGTAGGGCGTCGACCTTCGGGTTCGCGTAGGAGCCGTAGTTGGAGCCGGTGCCGACGAAACCGGACTCGTAGACGCGGTAGAGCATCGCCGTCGGGTCTGGGTAGAGCGGGAAGTCGTACATCAGGCCGAGCTGCGGCGCCTCGCCCTTGGTCGAGAGCGACTTGATGAACTCGGGGTAGGTGACGGACTTGAGCTTCAGGTCGATGCCGATGTCGCGCAGGTTCGACTGCAAAAGGGTGGCGGCCGCGGCGTGCTCGGGGATGACGGGCTGGTAGCTCAGCGTCAGGGACAGGTCCTTGACGCCCGCTTCGGCGAGCAGGCTCTTGGCCTCGGCGACGTTCTGGACGGAGTCGGGCCGCTCCAGGCCGCACGCGACGGTCTTGGCCAGGGGCCCGTTGGCCAGGACGCCGGAGCCCTTGAGGATGCCGTCCAGGTGGCCCTGGTAGTCGTAGGCGAGGCGGATGGCCTTGCGGACGCGGATGTCGGCGGTGGGGCCTTCGGAGTTGTCGAAGAAGACGTACAGCTGGAGAGGGCTGGGCACCGGCGTGGTGGTGAAGCCCGGGGCGCCTTCGAAGGTGGCGATGTCGGTCTGGTTCATCCCGTAGCCGACGTCGATGGAACCGCTGCGCAGCTCGTCCCGGATCGTCGCGCTTTCGCCCATGTACCGGTAGACGAGGGTGCCGGCGTCGCCGCGGGACGGGTCGAAGTAGCCGTCGAACTTCGTGAACTCGATCTGCTGACCGGACGCGTACGACGACATCGCGTACGCGCCCGACCCGGCCTCGTGGGTGGCCAGCCAGGACTGGCCGTGGTCGGTGCCGGCGTTGGCCTCGACCAGCTTGGCGTTCAGGACGTAGACGCGGCTGAGCGCCCCGGCGAACGAGGAGTTCGGCTTCTTCAGCCTGATCGTGAGGTGCGTGGCGTCGGCGGCCTCGGCCGAGGCGTAGTCGGCGATGAGCGAGGCGGTGCCGAGGCCGAGCTCGGCGGTGCGGTCCAGGGTGTAGACGACGTCGTCGGCGGTGAGCGGGCTCCCGTCGTGGAACTTCACGTCCGAGCGCAGGGTCAGGTCGATGGAGGTGGCGTCGGCGGAGACCTTCCACTCGGTCGCCAACAGCGGGACGAGCCGGTCCTCGCGGTCGTAGCCGAGGATCGTGTCGTAGGCCGGTGCGGCGGTGAAGTCCGTCTGGACGTCGGAGGCGAGCAGCGGATCGAGGGTCTGCGGCTTGGCGGACGTCCCGACGATCAGGGTGTCCGTGCGGGCGGAGGCGGGGGCTGAGCCGCCGCCGCAGGCGGTGAGCGCGAGGGCGAGCGCCGCGACGGGCAGGACGTGCAGAGAGCGGTGCATGTGGTGCTCCCGAGGGGGGCTGGAAACGAGCTTGGTATACAAAGTTCCAAGCTCGCGGGTCGATCCCGTATCGCGCTTGTAACGAATCTGTTTCCTGACCTGGGGTTTTGGAGGGCGTCTAGCTTCAGGGGCATCGGGCTGGTTTAGTTTTGTATTACAAAGTGAGAATGGAGAGCCCTTGTCCGTCCTCGATGACCTCAGGGACCAGTCGTTGTCGGAGCGCGTCTACGCCTGGTTGCGGGAGCAGATACTCAACGGCAGGTTCGCCCCCGGGCAGCGGCTGATCGAACGCGAGCTCGCCGAGCTCATGCAGGTCTCCCGCGTCCCCCTGCGCGAGGCCCTGCCCCTGCTGGAGAACGACGGGTTCGTCAAGCTGCTGCCCCGGCGCGGCGCCGTGGTCACCCAGCCGACGCTCCGCGACATCGACGAGCTGTTCGACGTCCGCGAGAGCCTGGAGGTCCTCGCCGCGCGGCTGGCCGCCCGGCGCGCCGCCGCCGATCCCGGGGCGCCCGACGTCCTGGCCCTGGCCGACTGCATCCAGCGCGCCCGGCGCGCCCTGGCCGACGGCGACGACGCCACGGCCGCCGCCGCGAACGTCGCCTTCCACCGGCAGATCGTCAAGGCCTCCGGGCACCTCCTCCTGCACGACCTCATGCAGCCGCTCGACGGCCGGATGGAGTGGCTGTTCCGGATGACCGGAGACCGCGACCTCACCCTCCAGTGCGCCGAGCACGAACAGCTCTACGAGGCGCTCCGCACGGGCAACGTCGACCTGGCCGGCTCCCTGGCCTTCGTCCACGTCGCCTCCGGCCGGGCACCGTCCCTCCGCACCCTCCTCGGCGTCCTGCCCCCGTCCTGACCAGCGCGTGCCCGGCCGGTGGGACCGGTGGCGGCAGGTCGCCGGGCTGGGCGATCATGGGGGCGGGAAGGGAGCCGGCGTGCTGAACGGGCTGGACGCGGTCGCGTGGGAGGACCTGGAGGGGGCCTACGGGCCTGCGGGCGAGGTTCCGGGGCTGCTGCGGCGGGTCGCCGAAGGGGGTGAGGACGGGTGGGAGGCGCTCGGGGCGTTGCGGGGGACGATCCTGCACCAGGGGTCGGTGTGCTCGGCGACCGGACCGGCGGTCCCGTTCCTCGGGGCGCTGCTCGACGGCCGCGAGCCGACCTCTGGCGTGCTGTGGCTGCTGGGCGACATGGCCGACATCGTGGACCCGTCCGTCGCGTCGCTCGCGGAGGTCCGCGCGGCGGTGAGCGGGCTCGCCGACCGGATCCTGCCGCTGCTGGACCATCCCGAGGCCCTCGTGCGCGGCCTCGCCGCCTACGCGCTGGCCAAGTGCCCCGGACGGGCGGACGAGTCCGTCCCGGCGCTCCGCGCCCGTCTGCGCGGCGAGGACGATCCGACGGCCGTGGGGAACCTCCTCATCGCCGAGGCCGTCCTGTCCCGGGGCGACGACCTGATCCGGGAGGCACTGGGGGATGAGCGCCCGGCGATCCGGGGCGCCGCGGCGCTCGCGGCGGCCCTCGCGTGCCAGGAGCGGACCGTCCTCGCCTCGGGTCCGGGCCCCGCCTGGCCGGGCGACCCGGCCGCCGCCGCGGTGAAGGACTGCTTCGCCGGCGGCGATCCGTGGCTGGACCGGGGCGACGTCGACGACGTCCCGATGAACCTCGGCTACCCGTGGGGCTGGGATCCGGTCGACGACCTGGTCGAGAACATCCCCCAAGAGGCCGTACCCGACATCGTCGCGGCCCTGCTCGCCTCGTCCTCGGCACCCGTCCGGCGAGCCGCCCTGGCCGCCGCCCACGGCGCCTTCCACGCGGACGGCCCCGACCGCCTGCCTTCCCCGCACCGGGAACGTCTCGCCCGCAACGTCGCGAGCGCCCTCACCGACCCCCGCCCGGCACTGCGCCTGGCCGCCGTGCACGCCCTGATCCCGGCGGGCGCCTCCGCCGCCGGCGCCGCCGATGCCCTCGCCGCCCTCGCCCCGCAAGAGCCCGCCGCGATCACCGTCCTGGCCGCGTTGGCCGACCCGCGCTGGCACGCCCCGGCCGTCGCCCACCTGACCGCCGGCACCGCCCACCCGACCCTGGCCGCCGACCTGGCGGCACACGCCATCCCCCTCGACCCGCTGCTCCTCGCCTCCGTCCACACCCGCCTGGCGACCCTCCCCGACGACGCCCCCTTCGACCCCGACGCCCACCTCACCGCCCTACGCGAAGGCCGCCGCCCCGCCTTCCCGCACTCCCACGCGACCGAACGACGCGCCCTGAACGGGCTTCTGGCTTCCTGGGGTCTCCCGTCCCCGGAGTCCCCCGCCCGCTGAGCGTCCCGCAGGGCAGCAAGGATGTGCCGGGGTCCCACCCCAACGACGACGAGACCGGCTCAGTCGGTGCGGATGTGAGGCAGGTCACTGTTGAGGTTGACCCTTGGTCAGGGTGGAGGGTCGGCGCAGCGGCAAGGTGCCGCGCAGGACAGGGTCGAAAGGGGTTCGCCATGACGAAGGTTTCCGAGCAGGGCAAGAGCGTCGATGTTTCCGAGGTCGCCGTGGGCGGTGGGCGGGGGCGTGCGGGGTTGCGGAAGGTGATGGAGGGGATCGTCGAGGCCGGGTTCATGGGGATTTCGGTGCGGGTGTGCGATGAGCGGGGTGAGTGGGTCGGTGGGGCCGGGACGGCGGAGCTGGGCGTAGGCGTGGCGCCGTCGGCGGACGGGCATGTCCGGATCGGCAGCAACACCAAGACGTTCGTCGCGACGCTGGTGCTGCGACTGGTGGCGGAGGGCAGGGTCGGGCTGGACGTCCCGGTAAGCGAGTACCTGCCCGAGTTCGGGGTGGACGGGCGGGTCACGGTGCGGATGCTGCTGCAGCACACCAGCGGGTTGTTCAACTTCACCGGTGAGGTCAACGACGACGGGACGATCGTGCCGGGGATCCCGATCCCCTACGGCGCCGCGGGCGGGGCGTGGGTCGGTGACCGGTTCAAGGTCCACCGGCCGCAGGACCTGGTGGAGCTGGCGTTGTCGAAGCCGGCGCGGTTCGAGCCGGGGACGGGCTGGAGCTACTCCAACACCAACTACGTGCTGGCCAGGCTGCTGGTCGAGGAGGTCACCGGCCGGCCGCTGGCCGCGGAGATGCGGCGGCTGATCCTGGAGCCGCTCGGGCTGACGGGCACCATCGTGCCGGACGCTTCCCCGGAGATCCCCGAGCCGCACGCCCACGCCTACTACCGGTACGAGGACGCCGGCGAGCAGAGGACGGTCGACATCACCCGCCAGAACCCGTCCTGGATCTCCAGCGGCGGCGACATGATCTCCACCACCCGGGACCTCCACACGTTCTTCGCCGCGCTGCTGGGCGGCAGGCTGCTGCCGGCGCCGCTGCTGGCCGAGATGTGCGCCCCGCACCCGACGGGCATCCCGAACATGGACTACGGCCTGGGCGTTTTCGTGCTGACCACGGACGACGGCGGCACCCTGATCTCCCACAACGGCGCCGCGGTGGGCCACGCGGCGCTGATGTACGGCACGCCCGGCGGCGGCAGGACCCTGACCGCGGCGCTGAACTGCGTGGACGACGCCGAGCTGTCCATCGCCGCGGCGTTCCAGGACGCCCAGCGGAGACTCGTCGCCGAGGTGTTCCACGACGGGCCGGGCGAGTAGCCGCCGGGGCCCGGCACGAGGCAGGATGAGCGGATGCAGGAAGGGGTCACGATCGGGCAGGCGGCGGCGTTCGTCGGCGTCACGGTGAAGACGGTGCGGCATTACCACAGGCTCGGCCTGGTCGAGGAGCCGGACCGCGACGCCTCCGGGTACCGGCGGTACGGATCGGCCGATCTGCTGCGGCTGGTGCAGGCCAGGACGCTGGCCGCCGCCGGGGTGCCGCTCGCCGGGATCAGGCCCCTGCTCGACGCCGAGGCCGAGCCGTTCGCCGCCGCCCTCGCGGACGTCGAACGGCAGCTCACCGCCCGGATCGAGGAGCTGATCGCGCGGCGCGACACGCTGCACCGGCTCGCCGACGGCGACCGGGCGCTGCTGCCCGACCGGGCCGTCGCGCTGCTCGCGCGGATGCCCGGCCTGGGCTTCCCCGCGGCGGAGGTGGCGGCCACCAGGGAGGGCTGGGTGCTGGCCAGGGCACTGGTCCCGGAAGGCTTCGACGACTACCTCGCCCAGTTCGAGCACGCGCTCGAGGACACCCGGCTCGTCGCCTTGGCCAGACGCGTCGCCGAGGCCGCGACCTGGGAACCTGACGACCCCCGGCTCGCCGAACTCGCCACCGCGGCGGCCGACCGCTACCTCGCCGACCCCGCGCTGCTGAAGACCGTGACCGGCCTCCAGGCCCGCACCGAGGCCGCGACCCGGTACACGCTCATCGCCCGGCACGGCGAAGCACGGACACCGGCCGCGGTGCGGCTGACGGAGCTCTTCGAGAGCAGGCTCCGCGCCGCCGGTGTCCGAATTCCCAGACCGGATCCGCGTTGACCGCACGTATGTCGGCGAAGCCCTGGATCGTCCGGGTGCGCTGAGTAAACTTGCCGATTCCGAGCCCCCCTAGACCCACCGAGGACCGCCATGAACAGGCGCGCGTGCGTGCTGGCCGTGACAGGGTGTGCGCTCCTGGTGGCGCTCGTCGCGGTGCTCCTGCCCCGGTATCGAGCGGAGTCGGCGCAGGTCGAACCCGTCGCGGGCTCCGCGGCCGCCGAGTTCCTGCATCCCGGGGTGGGCGTGAACCGGCAGCGTCTGGACAAAGTGCGCAAGAACTTGAAGAAGGAACCTTTCAAGTCGGCCTATGCGAAGCTCCGCAAGGATCCGCTGACGAAGCCGGGGCGGATCCCGCATCCGTTCGAGCGGATCCTGTGCCTGCCGAACGGGGAGGTGACCGGCGACGCGGGCTGCAAGAACGAGCGGAACGATTCGCTGGCCGCCTACGGTGACGCGCTGATCTGGTACCTGAGCCGGAACAAGTCCTATCTGCGCGCCGCCGAAAGGATTCTGGACGCCTATTCGGCGAAGGTGCAGACGCATGTGGGCGACGGCGGGCCGCACGACGCCGACGCCCCGCTCCAGGCCGCCTGGACGGGGATCAATTTCACCAAGGCCGCCGAGATCATCCGGTATTCGCAGCCGAAGGGGAAGAAGTGGCAGGGCGCCTCCCGGTTCGGCGCCATGCTGCGGCGCGCCTACGTGCCCTTCGTCAAGAGCGGAACGCAGAAGGGGATGAACGGCAACTGGGATCTGGCCTCCGCGGACGCCACGATCGGCATGGCCGTCTATCTCAACGATCACGCCCTTTACAAAAAGGCGATCAAACTGCTCCACGACCGGGTGCCCGCCTACTTCTACCTGGTGGGCGACGACAACGGCAGCGGTTACCCCTGGCCGCCGGTGGACGGTTCCTGGGGCCTCAACCGGTCCTGGTACATGTGCCCCGAGATTCCCGACGGCGATCCCGACGACCAGCTGATCCTGGTCCCCGGCGCGCTCACGCCCTCCGAGTGCCCGGCTCCCGAGAAGTACCGGGGCGCCTATATGTCGGGGCAGACCCAGGAGACGTGCCGGGATCTGAAGCATCCCAGCTACGGCATCGACTCGGCCCTGGAGACCGCGGTGACGGCACGCATCCAGGGCGACCGGGCACAGTTCTCCTGGCTCAAGAAGCGACTGACCGCCGCGATGGAATTCCATGCCCGCTACACGGTGAAGCCGTCGCCACGGCAGCTCTGCGGTGGGCGCGCGTTCCAGGACCGCATGCTTCCCGGCGCGCTCGAGATCGGATACACCCAGTACCACAAGTCCGTCGCGCTCCCGAACACGCGGAAGGTCCTGCTGAAACAGCGCAAAGAGCGCCAGGCGAACGAGTTCGTCGCCTGGGAGACCCTCGTCTGGGGAACTCCCTAGTGCTTCGAAGACTCAGCCCAGTTCGTCATCGGCGAGGTGAAGGAGGACGTTGATCAGGCGCGCCCTGAGGGGAAGATCCTCGGCGAGGCAGGCCGGGGTTCTGACGTCCCAGGTGGTGGTCTGGAGTGCGAGGTCCTGGGCGCGGGGCTCGTCCTGGGCGATGAGCGCCAGGGCGAGGTCCAGGGTGGGGCTCGGCCCGTCCAGCTCGGCGCGGAACTCGGTGAACCGCCCGAGGTGCGGCACCGCCGCCGACGGGTCGAGCGTGGCCAGCAGGAGCAACCGGGCCCTGTGGGCCTGCGGCGCCCGCTCCCACAGGGTCAGCAGGTCGGGGACCGCCTCGGCGACGGCACGCGTCGTCAGTGCCCCCGGGCCGTTACCGTCGGCCTCGCAGAGCGCCCAGGTGTTCTGGGCGGCGATGTACAGAAGGTCCCGAAGGAGTTCGAGGCGGCGTTCCGGCAGGAGACTCGGCGAGAGCGCGAGTTGCACCAGGAACGGGATGGTGCGCCCCGTCGCCGGGTACACGGTGTCCTGGTGCACGATGGCGCTGAAGTACTCGTACGCGGCGTCCGACCAGCCCTCGTCGTTGGCGGCCAGCGCCCGGAGGATCTCGGGCGTGTCGTCCGCGGAGCCGTAGGCGTGGTCGAGGGCCGACCAGTCGACGTCGTCCAGTCCGGTGAGCGCGATCGGCTCGCCCTCGCCCGACGGAGACGGGGGTCCGTGGTCCAGCAGCCGGGCGACCACGGCGCTCCGGGCTCGGGGCGGAGTGTGTGCGAAGGACGCCAGGCGGAGCTCCCGCACCTCCTCGGTCGTCCGGTCGACGAGCAACCCGTCGAGTGAGCCGAGTTCCGGCGGGCTCGGGTGGCGGACTCCATAGGCGTCCTTCAACCGCTCGACGAACCGGCGCTCCTCGGCCGTCCACCACTCGACGTCGTCATCGGGGTAGGGTCCGTCGTCCCACGCCAGGACGCGCCAGCCCTGTTCGTCGCCCCAGCGGCCGCGGTAGGCGCAGGGGGCGAGCAGGACCTGGGTGTAGCCCCGCTCGATGAAGACGTCCGCGAGGCGGCGGGCGGTCGGCTCGTCCGCGACCGCGATGTCGGCGGCCGCGCTCCAGCGCCCGAGGACCTGAGCAAGTTCCGCCATGTCGCGACATCTTAGACCGCGGCCGGTCCGGGGGTGGGGCTGATTCCTTCGACGGCGAGGTGGAACAGGCGCTCGGCCTGGGAGGCGGGGTCCCCGTGGTGTTCGGTGGCCAGCGCGATGCCGACGGCGAGGGTGAGCAGGTCGTGGAAGGTGACGTCCGGCTTGACCGCTCCGTCGGCGATCGCCTGCCGGAGCAAGGGCGTGCCCGCCGCCTCGAGCGCGTTGCCGCAGGAGTGCGACGCGGGCGCGTCGGTGGGGGGCTCATAGGTGAGGAACTCGGCGAGCCCGCGGGCCGAGACGGAATAGGCGACGAGGTCACGGAGCCAGTCCAGGAGCGCGGCGCGGCTGTCGCCGGCCTCGCCCAGGCGGCGGGCGCGCTCGCACAGGTTCCCGATCCGCTCCTGGAAGACGGCGTCGAGCAGGGCCCGGCGGGTGGGGAAGTGACGGCGCACGGTGGCGGAACCGACGCCGACGACGCGGGCGATCTGCTCCAGGGACGCATCGGCTCCGTGCGCGGCCACCTCGGCCTCGGCCGCGGCGAGGATCCGCTCGCGGTTGCGGCGGGCGTCCGAACGCTGACCGGTCATATCTCGCTCTCCTTGCAAAACGGCGGGCCCCGCCATATCGTAGCGGAAGCTAAACGGCGGGCCCCGCCGTTTAGCTTCCCATCCATGAGGAGCAAGAAATCATGACCACTGCCACCGCACCCGTCCTGGTCACGGGGTCCACCGGCCGTCAAGGCGGCGCCACCGCCCGTGCGCTCCTGGCCGCCGGCACGCCCGTGCGCGCACTCGTCCGTTACCCGGACTCCGCGCCGGCCCGGGCCGTCGAGGCCCTGGGCGCGGAACTGGTGAAGGCCGACCTTTCCGACCGGGCCTCCCTGGACGCGGCCGTCGAGGGGGTCCGCGCGGTGTTCTCGGTGCAGATGCCGCCGATGACCGAGACCAGCGTCGACCACGCGGCGGAGCTGGCGCAGGCCGTCAACCTCGCCGACGCCGCGGTGGCGGCCGGCGTGCGGCACTTCGTGCAGTCCTCGACGAGCGGGGTCGGCGAGCACACCCGGGCCCCCGGCTGGGCGGAAGGCCGCTGGGCCGCGATGGAGGGCTACTTCACCACCAAGCAGGCGATCATCGACAAGGTGCGGAGCACGGGCTTCGAGCGGTGGACGATCATCAAGCCCGCGTTCTTCATGGACAACCTCCCCCAGCTCGCCCCCAACGGACCCCGCGGCGGCCTGCTGACGGTCCTGCAGCCGGACACCCGGCTGGCGCTGGTGGCGACCGAGGACATCGGCGCGGCCGCCGCGCACGCGATCGCCGACCCCGACCGTTTCCACGAGGTGGAGCTGGAACTGGCCGGCGAGCTGCTCAGCCTGACCCAGATCGCGCGGACCCTGTCCACGGCGTGGGGCGTGCCGGTCTCCGCCCCGTCCATGACCCTTGAGGAGGCCCTCGCAGCGGGCATGCCCGCCTGGGGCGCCGGACACGCATGGACCAACGCCGTCCTCCAGCCCGCCCGCCCCGAATTCGCCCAGGCGCTCGGCATCCCGGTCACCACCTTCGCCGACTGGACCCGCACCCACTTGTAGGCCATGACCCTCTGAGCCGGCACCCCGGACCTCTAGGGTGCGGGGATGAAGATGATCAGTAAGGCCGCGGTGCTGAGCGCGGCCTCACTCGTCGCCGGCGGCGCGCTGCTGTACCGGTCGGCGACCGTCTCCGACGGACTGCTGACCCTGGCGCTGGTCCTGGCCCTCTTCGCGGGCGTGTCGCTGGTGGTCGCGGTGACGGTCGTGCGCGCGCTCCGCGCCGGGCCGCAGGCGAT harbors:
- a CDS encoding alginate lyase family protein — protein: MNRRACVLAVTGCALLVALVAVLLPRYRAESAQVEPVAGSAAAEFLHPGVGVNRQRLDKVRKNLKKEPFKSAYAKLRKDPLTKPGRIPHPFERILCLPNGEVTGDAGCKNERNDSLAAYGDALIWYLSRNKSYLRAAERILDAYSAKVQTHVGDGGPHDADAPLQAAWTGINFTKAAEIIRYSQPKGKKWQGASRFGAMLRRAYVPFVKSGTQKGMNGNWDLASADATIGMAVYLNDHALYKKAIKLLHDRVPAYFYLVGDDNGSGYPWPPVDGSWGLNRSWYMCPEIPDGDPDDQLILVPGALTPSECPAPEKYRGAYMSGQTQETCRDLKHPSYGIDSALETAVTARIQGDRAQFSWLKKRLTAAMEFHARYTVKPSPRQLCGGRAFQDRMLPGALEIGYTQYHKSVALPNTRKVLLKQRKERQANEFVAWETLVWGTP
- a CDS encoding NmrA family NAD(P)-binding protein is translated as MTTATAPVLVTGSTGRQGGATARALLAAGTPVRALVRYPDSAPARAVEALGAELVKADLSDRASLDAAVEGVRAVFSVQMPPMTETSVDHAAELAQAVNLADAAVAAGVRHFVQSSTSGVGEHTRAPGWAEGRWAAMEGYFTTKQAIIDKVRSTGFERWTIIKPAFFMDNLPQLAPNGPRGGLLTVLQPDTRLALVATEDIGAAAAHAIADPDRFHEVELELAGELLSLTQIARTLSTAWGVPVSAPSMTLEEALAAGMPAWGAGHAWTNAVLQPARPEFAQALGIPVTTFADWTRTHL
- a CDS encoding TetR/AcrR family transcriptional regulator, with protein sequence MTGQRSDARRNRERILAAAEAEVAAHGADASLEQIARVVGVGSATVRRHFPTRRALLDAVFQERIGNLCERARRLGEAGDSRAALLDWLRDLVAYSVSARGLAEFLTYEPPTDAPASHSCGNALEAAGTPLLRQAIADGAVKPDVTFHDLLTLAVGIALATEHHGDPASQAERLFHLAVEGISPTPGPAAV